Proteins encoded together in one Astatotilapia calliptera chromosome 7, fAstCal1.2, whole genome shotgun sequence window:
- the rnf185 gene encoding E3 ubiquitin-protein ligase RNF185 isoform X2 has protein sequence MANAAPPTPGVENASPGSSSSAAADSGNQDSTFECNICLDTAKDAVISLCGHLFCWPCLHQWLETRPNRQVCPVCKAGISRDKVIPIYGRGSTGQQDPREKTPPRPQGQRPEPENRGGFQGFGFGDGGFQMSFGIGAFPFGIFATAFNINDGRPPPAAPGTPQHTDEQFLSRLFLFVALVIMFWLLIA, from the exons ATGGCCAACGCTGCTCCTCCGACTCCGGGCGTTGAAAACGCAAGTCCCGGATCTAGTAGCTCGGCTGCCGCTGACAGTGGCAACCAGGACAGCACCTTTGAATGTAACATATGCCTGGACACCGCCAAGGACGCCGTGATTAGTTTATGTGGACACCTCTTCTG CTGGCCTTGTTTGCATCAG tGGCTGGAGACTCGACCCAACAGACAAGTGTGTCCAGTATGCAAAGCTGGTATCAGCCGAGATAAAGTAATCCCCATATATGGGCGCGGAAGTACAGGTCAACAGGATCCAAG agaaaaaacacccCCACGACCACAAGGACAAAGGCCCGAGCCAGAAAACCGTGGG GGTTTTCAGGGATTTGGCTTTGGAGATGGAGGCTTCCAAATGTCGTTTGGGATCGGTGCCTTTCCGTTTGGTATTTTTGCAACAGCTTTTAACATCAATGATGGAAGACCTCCTCCAG CGGCTCCGGGGACACCGCAGCACACGGACGAGCAGTTTCTGTCTCGACTCTTCCTCTTTGTGGCTCTCGTGATCATGTTTTGGCTGCTAATTGCATAA
- the LOC113027356 gene encoding uncharacterized protein LOC113027356, protein CSTFQAEDCKRRWKNMRDRYLKEVRMELKSKKQGENVQSKWKYRQLMNFIAPFTGSRSGLQEISANNDEDHDNPEDSSNVDGETALSEAIKTPQSAVKVPASLPDLKPQVTFVTQLPPATQDTQVAQLAVLAKIQSPPQVSPVTGVTGQKRKPAQEPPSAPSSQSTPMPTKWLVKDNVPSFPTKPRDEDELFLLSFVPALKRLAPQKRCETKIKIQQIMYEAEFNVTHSASQEKKVETETQH, encoded by the coding sequence TGTTCTACTTTTCAAGCCGAGGATTGCAAAAGAAGATGGAAGAACATGAGAGACAGGTACCTGAAGGAGGTCCGAATGGAGCTTAAAAGCAAGAAGCAGGGAGAAAACgttcaaagcaaatggaaatACAGACAACTTATGAACTTCATTGCGCCGTTCACTGGGTCAAGAAGTGGACTGCAGGAAATCTCTGCCAACAATGATGAGGACCACGACAACCCTGAAGACTCTAGCAACGTGGATGGAGAAACCGCTTTGTCAGAGGCAATCAAAACACCACAGAGTGCTGTAAAGGTCCCCGCGAGTCTGCCCGACCTCAAACCACAGGTGACATTTGTAACGCAGCTTCCTCCAGCGACTCAGGACACACAGGTGGCTCAGCTGGCTGTTCTGGCCAAGATACAATCACCCCCACAGGTCTCGCCTGTCACTGGCGTTACTGGACAGAAACGGAAACCGGCCCAAGAGCCGCCGTCTGCACCTTCCTCCCAAAGTACGCCCATGCCGACAAAATGGTTGGTCAAAGACAATGTCCCCTCTTTTCCCACTAAGCCGCGGGATGAGGATGAACTGTTCCTGCTGAGCTTTGTTCCCGCTCTGAAGAGACTCGCTCCACAGAAGAGGTGCGAGACGAAAATAAAGATCCAGCAGATTATGTACGAGGCAGAGTTCAACGTTACACATTCAGCGTCTCAAGAAAAGAAGGTggagacagaaacacagcactga
- the LOC113027311 gene encoding chemokine-like receptor 1, whose protein sequence is MDVEYFDYDNYTADIDSNLTTEGTLNLYSASSSSTYALVAVNIIICVLGLAGNSLVIWICGWKMKTTVITIWYISLAISNFLFCALLPFEVVYMITSHWPFGEGLCKLASSALFLNMHSSVFLLVLISTDRCIMVLFPVWSHNHRKVGKAFGAVILMWVLSAFLTVPSLMYRKTTVHGSVIQCHTDYGVRHKAVVLTRFICGFLIPILMIVFCCSVLAIKLRSLTHKSTKPYKIMAALILSFFACWVPYHTFVLLEIDFKKHNLEVIKTGLKVGATLAAANSFLSPVLYVFIGNDFKKTLRRSLSSRIEDALAEDIRTGGLNHSRSKTMETGLN, encoded by the coding sequence ATGGACGTGGAGTATTTTGATTATGATAACTACACCGCAGACATCGATAGCAACCTCACCACTGAAGGAACCCtaaatttatatagcgcctCGTCCTCTTCAACTTATGCTCTGGTGGCAGTCAACATCATCATATGCGTTTTGGGGCTTGCAGGAAATTCCCTGGTGATTTGGATTTGTGGATGGAAAATGAAAACCACAGTCATCACCATCTGGTACATCAGCCTGGCCATTTCAAACTTTTTGTTCTGTGCCTTGTTGCCTTTCGAAGTTGTGTACATGATAACTTCACACTGGCCCTTTGGAGAAGGCTTGTGCAAGCTCGCCTCATCTGCCCTGTTTCTCAACATGCACAGCAGTGTGTTCCTGTTGGTTCTCATCAGCACTGACCGCTGTATCATGGTCTTATTTCCTGTGTGGTCGCACAACCACCGCAAAGTAGGAAAAGCCTTTGGAGCCGTCATCCTCATGTGGGTTCTTTCTGCATTCTTAACAGTGCCCTCACTTATGTACAGGAAAACCACGGTCCACGGCTCGGTCATTCAGTGCCACACGGACTATGGGGTCAGACATAAAGCGGTGGTACTGACCCGTTTCATTTGTGGGTTCCTGATTCCTATCCTAATGATTGTCTTCTGTTGCTCTGTGCTTGCCATAAAGCTCAGAAGTCTGACCCACAAGTCAACAAAGCCGTACAAAATCATGGCTGCGCTCATTTTGTCTTTCTTCGCCTGCTGGGTCCCCTACCACACCTTTGTCCTGCTGGAGATAGACTTTAAGAAACACAACCTGGAGGTCATTAAAACTGGACTAAAAGTTGGGGCCACCTTGGCTGCAGCAAACAGCTTCCTATCTCCAGTTCTCTATGTGTTCATCGGCAATGACTTTAAGAAAACCCTAAGGCGGTCTTTATCATCAAGGATTGAGGATGCTCTGGCAGAGGATATTCGTACAGGTGGTCTCAATCACTCAAGGTCCAAAACAATGGAAACTGGCCTAAATTAG
- the rnf185 gene encoding E3 ubiquitin-protein ligase RNF185 isoform X1, translating to MANAAPPTPGVENASPGSSSSAAADSGNQDSTFECNICLDTAKDAVISLCGHLFCWPCLHQWLETRPNRQVCPVCKAGISRDKVIPIYGRGSTGQQDPREKTPPRPQGQRPEPENRGGFQGFGFGDGGFQMSFGIGAFPFGIFATAFNINDGRPPPAAAPGTPQHTDEQFLSRLFLFVALVIMFWLLIA from the exons ATGGCCAACGCTGCTCCTCCGACTCCGGGCGTTGAAAACGCAAGTCCCGGATCTAGTAGCTCGGCTGCCGCTGACAGTGGCAACCAGGACAGCACCTTTGAATGTAACATATGCCTGGACACCGCCAAGGACGCCGTGATTAGTTTATGTGGACACCTCTTCTG CTGGCCTTGTTTGCATCAG tGGCTGGAGACTCGACCCAACAGACAAGTGTGTCCAGTATGCAAAGCTGGTATCAGCCGAGATAAAGTAATCCCCATATATGGGCGCGGAAGTACAGGTCAACAGGATCCAAG agaaaaaacacccCCACGACCACAAGGACAAAGGCCCGAGCCAGAAAACCGTGGG GGTTTTCAGGGATTTGGCTTTGGAGATGGAGGCTTCCAAATGTCGTTTGGGATCGGTGCCTTTCCGTTTGGTATTTTTGCAACAGCTTTTAACATCAATGATGGAAGACCTCCTCCAG CAGCGGCTCCGGGGACACCGCAGCACACGGACGAGCAGTTTCTGTCTCGACTCTTCCTCTTTGTGGCTCTCGTGATCATGTTTTGGCTGCTAATTGCATAA